A genomic stretch from Aerococcaceae bacterium zg-1292 includes:
- the lepB gene encoding signal peptidase I, which produces MKARAIIREIISTIITFLVVFAVVWGIQKTIVQPFKVDGHSMDYTLQHGERLFMWKLANIDRFDVVILKAPSNPEEKLYVKRVIGLPGDTVEVKDNKLILNGKAMDEPYLAQKQAEYSGNFTEDFNLESITGKAKIPEGYVFVMGDNRQNSLDGRSFGLIPMDYIIGEADVVMWPVNKLGMLTKYKLNDTQDKIVER; this is translated from the coding sequence ATGAAAGCACGAGCAATTATTCGGGAAATCATTAGTACCATTATTACCTTTTTAGTGGTCTTTGCGGTCGTATGGGGGATTCAAAAAACGATTGTTCAGCCATTTAAAGTGGATGGACATTCAATGGATTATACTTTACAACACGGTGAACGATTATTTATGTGGAAATTGGCTAATATTGACCGTTTTGATGTGGTGATTTTAAAAGCACCGTCAAATCCGGAAGAAAAATTATATGTGAAGCGTGTCATTGGTTTGCCAGGTGACACTGTTGAAGTAAAAGATAATAAATTAATATTGAATGGTAAAGCAATGGACGAGCCGTACTTAGCACAAAAACAAGCAGAGTATTCAGGGAACTTTACGGAAGACTTTAATTTAGAATCAATTACCGGTAAAGCAAAAATTCCCGAAGGGTACGTCTTTGTAATGGGAGATAATCGACAAAATTCATTAGATGGACGTAGTTTTGGATTAATTCCAATGGATTATATTATCGGTGAGGCGGACGTCGTCATGTGGCCGGTTAATAAATTAGGAATGCTAACCAAATATAAATTAAATGATACCCAAGATAAAATTGTCGAACGGTAA
- the lepB gene encoding signal peptidase I, protein MQTIIREIISTIITFVVIFAVVWGIQKTIVQPFKVDGHSMDYTLQHDERLFMWKLAKIDRFDVVVLKAPFNSKELYVKRVIGLPGDTVEVKDNQLILNGKAMDEPYLAQKQAEYPGNFTEDFNLESITGKAKIPEGYVFVMGDNRRNSVDGRSFGLTSIEDIVGEADGVIWPLDKWGVLTKYKLNDAQDAIVER, encoded by the coding sequence ATGCAAACCATTATCCGGGAAATTATTAGTACCATTATTACTTTTGTAGTGATTTTTGCGGTTGTATGGGGGATTCAAAAAACGATTGTACAGCCATTTAAAGTGGATGGACATTCAATGGATTATACTTTACAACATGATGAACGATTATTTATGTGGAAATTAGCGAAGATTGACCGTTTTGATGTTGTCGTTTTAAAAGCGCCATTCAATTCAAAAGAATTATATGTGAAGCGTGTTATTGGTTTGCCGGGCGATACCGTTGAAGTAAAAGATAATCAATTAATATTGAATGGTAAAGCAATGGACGAGCCGTACTTAGCGCAAAAACAAGCAGAGTATCCAGGAAACTTTACGGAAGACTTTAACTTAGAATCAATTACCGGTAAAGCAAAAATTCCCGAAGGCTATGTCTTTGTAATGGGGGATAATCGACGGAATTCAGTAGATGGACGCAGTTTTGGTCTAACATCGATTGAAGATATAGTCGGTGAAGCAGATGGTGTGATATGGCCATTGGATAAATGGGGGGTTCTAACTAAATATAAGTTAAATGATGCTCAAGATGCTATTGTCGAGCGTTAA
- a CDS encoding proline--tRNA ligase translates to MVTRREDFSKWYLQTIQQANLMDYSPVRGCMIFKPDGYEIWEHIQKAMDTRFKAEGVRNAYFPMLIPESFFQKEKDHVEGFSPELPWVTEAAGEQLEERLALRPTSETIIGDAFSNWIQSYRDLPMEINQWANVFRWEKRTMPFLRTSEFLWQEGHTAHATAEEAVNRTMRMLNIYREVVEGTLAIPVFMGEKTPSERFAGAEQTFSIEAMMQDGKAVQAGTSHYMGTRFAQAFDIKFLNTDNEHVHAYTTSWGTSTRLIGSMIMTHSDDQGLVLPPAVAPTQVVFIPVGPWQKQPAIMEKITALNAELVQAGIRTKIDDTDNRPGFKFNEWELRGVPVRIEVGPRDLENNQAMLKARDAQEKVAVSLDNFTTSIQAELQTMQERLLEKARQMNQENIYTNIETLDELKAHIEEKRQAGEVPGWILAGWDGTKESEAKIKEETGFTTRNIPFAAQVEDKATCIVTGKPAKHTVWLARAY, encoded by the coding sequence ATGGTAACACGTCGAGAAGATTTTTCAAAATGGTATTTACAAACCATTCAACAAGCAAATTTAATGGATTATTCACCTGTTCGTGGCTGTATGATTTTTAAACCAGATGGTTATGAAATTTGGGAACATATTCAAAAAGCGATGGACACGCGTTTTAAAGCAGAGGGTGTGCGTAATGCGTACTTTCCAATGTTGATTCCGGAATCGTTTTTCCAAAAAGAGAAAGACCACGTAGAAGGTTTTAGTCCAGAATTACCATGGGTAACTGAAGCGGCAGGCGAACAATTAGAAGAACGACTAGCATTGCGTCCAACGTCAGAGACGATTATTGGCGATGCATTCAGCAATTGGATTCAGTCTTATCGTGATTTACCGATGGAAATTAATCAATGGGCCAATGTGTTCCGTTGGGAAAAGAGAACAATGCCGTTTTTACGGACATCAGAATTTTTATGGCAAGAGGGCCATACTGCTCACGCAACAGCAGAAGAAGCGGTTAATCGTACGATGCGTATGTTGAATATTTATCGTGAAGTGGTAGAGGGTACATTAGCCATTCCAGTCTTTATGGGTGAAAAAACACCGTCAGAACGCTTTGCCGGTGCTGAACAAACATTTTCAATTGAAGCAATGATGCAAGATGGTAAAGCGGTTCAAGCCGGAACCTCTCATTATATGGGAACACGGTTTGCGCAAGCGTTTGATATTAAGTTTTTAAATACGGATAATGAGCATGTGCATGCGTATACTACTTCTTGGGGAACATCCACACGTTTAATTGGTTCGATGATTATGACGCATAGTGATGACCAAGGGCTAGTATTGCCACCAGCAGTAGCGCCAACACAAGTGGTCTTTATTCCTGTAGGACCTTGGCAAAAACAACCTGCGATTATGGAGAAAATAACGGCTTTAAACGCTGAGTTGGTTCAAGCTGGTATTCGTACGAAAATTGATGATACGGATAATCGCCCTGGTTTCAAATTCAATGAATGGGAATTACGTGGTGTACCAGTGCGCATAGAGGTTGGACCACGTGATTTGGAAAATAATCAAGCGATGTTAAAAGCGCGTGATGCACAAGAAAAAGTAGCAGTATCTCTTGATAACTTTACAACAAGTATTCAAGCAGAGTTACAAACCATGCAAGAACGTTTATTAGAAAAAGCGCGTCAAATGAATCAAGAAAATATTTATACAAACATTGAAACATTGGATGAATTGAAAGCACATATTGAGGAAAAACGTCAAGCAGGTGAAGTACCAGGATGGATTTTAGCAGGTTGGGATGGTACAAAAGAAAGTGAAGCGAAGATTAAAGAAGAAACTGGATTTACGACACGTAACATACCATTTGCCGCTCAAGTAGAGGACAAAGCAACGTGTATCGTTACTGGAAAACCAGCCAAACATACTGTTTGGTTAGCGCGGGCCTACTAA